Proteins encoded by one window of Shewanella avicenniae:
- a CDS encoding M14 family metallopeptidase, whose translation MRLSSLLVLFPALLSSSLLLADESTPSATYINDAILPPQQPWHGASEQLMLAPDAFDATPFEQSAGIASPDYSATFDWLDRLADSSAMLHKVSLGKSPQGRDIWMYVASSDGAETANELQKNHKPTVLVQAGIHAGEIDGKDAGMMLLRDMLRGDKQELLDEVNLLFVPIFNVDGHERSSEFNRVNQRGPKLMGWRTNSQNLNLNRDYSKADTSEMQAMLTAINAWDPQLYIDVHVTDGIDYQYDVTYGYNIENGFSPSIYRWFNQIYRPQIDQALEAAGHVPGGLVFALDNTDLNKGLEYWHAGPRFSDGYGDVRHLPTVLIENHSLKPFKRRVLGTYVLLEQTLKTVAAEHTKLQAAIEIDRFRYWPLVPLTWENERQAATRDFKGIGYSVEQSAISGDKVVRWNGEPTLYPNLIQEGPTKPAIEVTRPSNYYIPPQWQMVIERLKIQGVRMTPLASPRTLKLQQYQLADAEFTATTYEGRQRVKAAAKLVKLTTTLPVGTMEIPTDQPLGDLAMLLLEPESADSFLQWGFFNSIFSRTEYMEPYAVEPMAQQMLATQPELKAAFEQALKDPQFAKDSNARLRWFYERSPYYDNQYAKYPVYRSR comes from the coding sequence ATGCGCTTGTCGTCTTTGCTGGTGCTATTTCCGGCGCTGCTCAGTTCGTCGCTATTGTTGGCTGACGAAAGCACCCCATCTGCAACCTACATCAATGATGCAATTTTGCCGCCGCAGCAACCCTGGCATGGTGCCAGTGAACAGCTGATGCTGGCACCGGATGCCTTTGACGCGACCCCGTTTGAACAAAGTGCTGGAATCGCGAGTCCAGACTATAGCGCGACCTTTGATTGGTTAGACCGATTAGCTGACAGCAGCGCCATGCTGCACAAAGTCAGCCTTGGCAAAAGCCCACAAGGGCGTGATATTTGGATGTACGTTGCCAGTAGTGACGGCGCGGAAACCGCTAACGAGCTGCAGAAAAATCATAAACCGACAGTATTGGTGCAAGCTGGCATTCATGCCGGTGAAATTGATGGTAAAGATGCCGGCATGATGTTGCTGCGAGATATGTTACGCGGTGACAAACAGGAGTTACTCGACGAGGTGAATCTGCTGTTTGTGCCGATTTTCAACGTTGATGGTCATGAGCGCAGCAGCGAATTTAACCGGGTGAATCAGCGCGGGCCTAAGTTAATGGGCTGGCGTACCAACAGCCAAAACCTCAACCTCAATCGTGACTATAGCAAGGCCGATACCAGCGAAATGCAGGCGATGCTGACCGCCATCAATGCGTGGGACCCACAGCTGTATATCGATGTGCATGTCACCGACGGTATCGATTATCAATATGATGTCACTTACGGTTACAACATTGAAAACGGCTTTAGCCCAAGCATCTATCGTTGGTTTAACCAAATTTATCGGCCGCAGATTGATCAGGCGCTGGAAGCTGCGGGGCATGTGCCCGGCGGATTAGTGTTCGCCTTGGATAACACCGACCTTAACAAAGGGCTTGAATATTGGCATGCCGGGCCTCGGTTTTCTGATGGCTATGGCGATGTGCGCCATTTACCTACCGTGCTCATTGAAAACCACAGTCTAAAGCCATTTAAGCGCCGGGTGTTGGGCACCTATGTGTTGCTCGAACAGACGTTAAAAACCGTTGCTGCTGAGCATACCAAGTTGCAAGCGGCGATTGAGATTGACCGCTTCCGTTACTGGCCGTTAGTGCCACTGACGTGGGAAAACGAGCGCCAAGCAGCGACACGAGATTTTAAAGGGATTGGTTACAGCGTTGAGCAAAGTGCCATTTCCGGCGATAAGGTGGTGCGTTGGAATGGCGAGCCGACGCTTTATCCTAATCTTATCCAAGAAGGGCCCACCAAACCGGCAATCGAAGTGACTCGCCCTAGCAACTACTACATTCCACCGCAATGGCAGATGGTGATCGAACGCTTGAAAATTCAAGGGGTGCGGATGACGCCGTTGGCAAGCCCGCGAACGCTGAAACTGCAACAATATCAATTGGCTGATGCTGAGTTTACGGCAACAACCTATGAAGGGCGGCAGCGGGTGAAGGCGGCTGCAAAACTGGTGAAGCTGACCACGACCTTGCCAGTGGGCACCATGGAGATCCCGACTGATCAACCCTTGGGTGATCTCGCCATGCTGCTGCTTGAGCCAGAGTCCGCCGATTCCTTTTTACAATGGGGCTTTTTTAACAGCATTTTTAGCCGCACCGAGTATATGGAGCCGTATGCGGTAGAGCCGATGGCGCAACAGATGTTGGCAACGCAACCCGAGCTCAAAGCCGCCTTCGAGCAAGCGTTAAAAGATCCGCAGTTTGCCAAGGATAGCAATGCGCGCTTACGTTGGTTCTATGAACGCAGCCCGTACTACGATAACCAGTACGCTAAATATCCGGTTTATCGCAGTCGTTAA
- a CDS encoding TonB-dependent receptor: MMNNFSKLFLSIQAALLATSSLAYAADTEQQDDGKLERILVTAQKRVQNAQEVPVSISALKGDALEAMGASGQDVRYMSARIPSLTIESSFGRTFPRFYIRGLGNTDFDLNASQPVSLVYDEVVQENPILKGFPVFDVERVEVLRGPQGSLFGRNTTAGIIKFDSKRPTQEFSAYAKASYGTYGTQNLEGAIGGGLTDTLSARLSVLDQQRDDWVDNKAPGFEQNDQLEGYHDRAARLQLLWQPNSQFSALANAHYRDLDGTPRVFRANIIKSGTNDFVDGFSRDTVYQDAASRAEQSVEVKGGSLKLEYDFGTHTLTSISGYESAEAYSRADVDGGYGASYMPTMGPGFIPFTSESADGLPKHHQFTQELRLASNELGRLDYQLGLFYFDETLNIDSFNYDEAGAENGYAYQKQDTTAWAVFTSFDFDVTDDFKMTAGIRYSHDDKDFVAQREVSPAGAGPTAMLYQNPSDGQISWDVSGVYTLNADTNLYARVAKGFRAPSIQGRLLFGDEVTVADSETMISGEVGIKSDILDNRGRVNFDVFYYQVDDQQLTAVGGGANYNRLINADKSVGYGLELDSQFAITSNFLVTAGMSYNKTEIQDSGLAIAACGSGCTVTDPLDATGNAIIDGNSLPHAPKWTINMTAAYTYPLETGELFAYTDWAYRSKVNFFLYESKEYSDDYLLEGGLRAGYRWTAGSVDYEVAAYGRNITNDESITGGIDFNNLTGFVNDPRVVGVELKASFF; encoded by the coding sequence ATGATGAACAACTTCTCTAAGCTATTCCTGAGCATTCAGGCAGCTTTGCTTGCAACCTCTTCCTTAGCATATGCGGCCGACACCGAACAACAAGATGACGGTAAGCTTGAGCGTATTTTGGTCACCGCGCAAAAACGCGTCCAAAACGCACAAGAAGTACCGGTATCCATCTCTGCCCTGAAAGGCGACGCCTTAGAAGCGATGGGCGCATCAGGCCAAGACGTGCGTTACATGTCAGCCCGTATTCCGAGCTTGACCATCGAATCTTCATTTGGCCGTACCTTCCCACGTTTCTATATTCGTGGCTTGGGTAACACAGATTTCGATTTGAACGCTTCTCAACCTGTATCTTTGGTTTATGACGAAGTGGTTCAAGAAAACCCAATTCTGAAAGGGTTCCCTGTATTTGACGTTGAACGTGTTGAAGTACTGCGTGGCCCACAAGGCTCACTATTCGGCCGTAACACCACCGCCGGTATCATCAAGTTCGACTCTAAACGACCAACACAAGAATTCAGCGCTTACGCCAAAGCCTCTTACGGTACTTATGGCACCCAAAACCTCGAAGGTGCTATCGGTGGTGGCCTGACTGATACCCTGTCTGCCCGTCTGTCTGTATTAGATCAACAACGTGATGACTGGGTTGATAACAAAGCACCTGGCTTTGAACAAAACGACCAATTAGAAGGCTACCATGACCGCGCAGCGCGTCTGCAACTGTTGTGGCAACCGAACAGCCAATTCTCTGCATTGGCGAATGCTCACTACCGTGACTTAGACGGCACGCCACGCGTGTTCCGCGCTAACATCATCAAATCAGGCACTAACGATTTTGTTGACGGTTTCTCACGTGACACCGTTTACCAAGATGCGGCAAGCCGCGCTGAACAATCTGTTGAAGTTAAAGGCGGTAGCCTGAAGTTGGAATATGACTTCGGTACTCACACCCTGACCTCTATCTCAGGTTACGAATCTGCTGAAGCCTATTCTCGTGCAGACGTAGACGGCGGTTATGGCGCGTCTTATATGCCAACCATGGGTCCAGGTTTCATTCCATTCACTTCAGAATCAGCTGACGGATTGCCAAAGCATCACCAGTTCACTCAAGAACTGCGTTTGGCCAGTAATGAACTGGGTCGCTTAGACTATCAATTAGGTCTGTTCTATTTTGATGAAACCCTGAACATCGACAGCTTCAACTACGATGAAGCTGGCGCTGAAAACGGTTACGCCTATCAAAAGCAAGACACCACCGCATGGGCAGTATTTACCTCGTTTGACTTTGATGTCACTGACGATTTCAAAATGACTGCGGGTATCCGTTACTCACACGACGACAAAGACTTTGTTGCCCAACGTGAAGTATCACCTGCTGGCGCAGGCCCAACTGCAATGCTGTATCAAAACCCTTCTGATGGTCAAATCAGCTGGGACGTCAGCGGTGTTTACACCCTGAACGCAGATACCAACCTGTACGCTCGTGTGGCTAAAGGCTTCCGCGCCCCGTCAATCCAAGGTCGTCTGCTGTTCGGTGATGAAGTGACTGTTGCCGATTCAGAAACCATGATCAGCGGTGAAGTGGGTATCAAGTCTGACATCCTCGACAACCGTGGTCGCGTCAACTTTGACGTGTTCTACTACCAAGTAGATGACCAACAGCTGACTGCAGTAGGTGGTGGCGCCAACTACAACCGTTTGATCAACGCTGATAAATCAGTGGGTTATGGTTTAGAGCTGGATTCTCAATTTGCAATCACTAGCAACTTCTTAGTGACTGCTGGTATGAGCTACAACAAAACCGAAATCCAAGACAGCGGTTTAGCAATTGCAGCTTGTGGTAGCGGCTGTACCGTGACTGATCCATTGGATGCCACTGGCAACGCCATCATTGATGGTAACTCACTGCCACACGCGCCAAAATGGACCATCAACATGACCGCAGCGTACACCTATCCGCTGGAAACTGGTGAACTGTTTGCGTACACCGACTGGGCTTATCGTTCAAAAGTAAACTTCTTCCTGTATGAGTCTAAAGAATACTCTGACGACTACCTGCTGGAAGGTGGTTTGCGCGCCGGTTACCGCTGGACTGCTGGCAGCGTGGATTACGAAGTGGCTGCTTATGGCCGTAACATCACCAACGATGAAAGCATCACCGGTGGTATCGACTTCAACAACCTGACAGGCTTCGTGAATGATCCACGCGTTGTCGGTGTTGAACTGAAAGCAAGCTTCTTCTAA
- a CDS encoding FadR/GntR family transcriptional regulator, with translation METFKPVKQIKASDEVAQQLRTAIFDGSYPAGSKLPSERELIESFMVSRTVVREAIKGLEASGLVEIKQGATGGAFVKAITFERMTSACNDLFFMGKLSFTELCEARLLIEPMVARLAARNCTEKDAELLMEAHRHESDNLAYPHTVVLRQKVHHVLADMTDNRFLAGITKSLLQVLASITNQFEPDTNVIHPAGLHLEVINAVIANDEDAAAQAMYHHLKGFLERLQTIEADFRSANEKAS, from the coding sequence TTGGAAACTTTTAAACCGGTTAAGCAGATAAAAGCTTCTGACGAAGTTGCTCAACAACTGCGCACCGCAATTTTTGACGGCAGTTATCCAGCAGGCAGCAAATTACCTTCTGAGCGTGAACTCATCGAATCGTTTATGGTGAGTCGTACCGTTGTGCGCGAAGCAATTAAAGGTCTAGAAGCAAGCGGCCTAGTGGAAATCAAGCAAGGTGCTACTGGCGGCGCATTTGTCAAAGCAATCACCTTTGAACGCATGACATCCGCCTGTAATGACCTCTTTTTTATGGGTAAGCTGTCGTTCACTGAGTTGTGTGAAGCGCGTTTATTGATTGAGCCTATGGTGGCACGCTTAGCGGCAAGAAACTGCACTGAAAAAGATGCAGAACTGCTGATGGAAGCCCATCGTCACGAAAGCGATAACTTGGCCTACCCGCACACTGTGGTATTGCGCCAAAAGGTGCATCACGTATTAGCCGATATGACCGACAACCGCTTTCTTGCGGGGATTACTAAGTCTTTATTGCAAGTGTTGGCCAGCATCACCAATCAGTTTGAACCTGATACTAACGTGATTCACCCTGCAGGATTACACCTTGAAGTGATTAACGCAGTAATTGCCAATGATGAAGATGCAGCGGCACAAGCCATGTATCACCATCTGAAAGGGTTCCTTGAACGCTTGCAAACCATTGAAGCGGACTTCCGTAGCGCTAACGAAAAAGCCAGTTAA
- a CDS encoding OprD family outer membrane porin — protein MNKTYLTLALLAAMSVPAMAEETTTIDNMFSNGTLTGQFRMFDFTRSFDGNTKTNHDTTFGGIFKYRTAELNGIKFGGSFASANRMFVDENQGVYGLLGREGGKHSNVNRMQEYFVEGNWNNTNIIVGAQELRTPMMNPHDIRAIPRTFRGVSVVNNSIDNLKLTGLYITDSMGWSDTSFVSVNQAVAGELARAGIQANVADKPVYALGATYKVPTGSAVKLTADLWDYRMSDVFNEVYAKLDLSVPVGDAEVYLTPSYLKQNSIGDETANELDTYQWGTHLGVKYAGADLTLFYAETGDHSLLTPWGDEKVVIQQVYQCTRAKEDVYAAQLNYDFGKVGINGLSAYVFYGDYDVPTGMGHDFTETDFSVTYKLDPVMKGLSTRVRYAIVDVDGGEDIDDLRLFVYYNFKLGK, from the coding sequence ATGAACAAAACATATCTTACCTTAGCCCTGTTGGCAGCGATGTCTGTTCCAGCAATGGCCGAAGAAACCACCACTATCGACAATATGTTCAGCAACGGAACCCTGACTGGTCAGTTCCGTATGTTTGACTTTACTCGTAGCTTCGACGGCAACACCAAAACTAACCACGACACCACCTTTGGTGGCATCTTCAAATACCGTACAGCGGAACTGAACGGCATTAAGTTTGGCGGCAGCTTTGCTTCTGCTAACCGCATGTTTGTGGATGAAAACCAAGGCGTATATGGCCTGCTGGGTCGTGAAGGCGGCAAACATTCAAATGTGAACCGCATGCAGGAATACTTTGTTGAGGGTAACTGGAATAACACCAATATTATTGTTGGTGCTCAAGAGCTGCGTACCCCAATGATGAACCCACATGACATCCGTGCGATCCCTCGTACTTTCCGTGGTGTGTCTGTGGTGAACAACAGTATCGACAACCTGAAACTGACCGGCTTGTATATCACCGACAGCATGGGTTGGAGCGATACAAGCTTTGTGTCAGTGAATCAAGCCGTTGCTGGTGAATTAGCCCGTGCGGGTATTCAAGCTAACGTGGCCGACAAGCCAGTTTATGCGCTGGGTGCGACCTATAAAGTACCAACAGGTTCTGCTGTTAAGCTCACGGCTGACCTGTGGGATTACCGCATGTCTGACGTGTTCAACGAAGTGTATGCCAAACTGGATCTGTCTGTGCCGGTTGGCGATGCTGAAGTGTACCTGACTCCGTCTTACCTGAAACAAAATTCAATCGGCGATGAAACTGCTAATGAATTAGATACCTACCAATGGGGTACTCACTTAGGTGTGAAATACGCCGGTGCGGATCTGACCTTGTTCTATGCGGAAACCGGTGATCACTCACTGTTGACCCCATGGGGCGACGAAAAAGTGGTGATTCAACAGGTATACCAATGTACTCGTGCAAAAGAAGACGTATATGCCGCGCAACTGAACTATGACTTTGGCAAAGTGGGTATCAACGGACTAAGCGCTTACGTGTTCTACGGCGACTATGATGTACCAACAGGTATGGGTCATGATTTCACTGAAACTGACTTCTCTGTGACCTATAAACTCGACCCTGTTATGAAAGGGCTGAGCACTCGCGTTCGTTACGCGATTGTCGATGTTGATGGTGGCGAAGATATCGACGACTTACGTCTGTTCGTTTACTACAACTTCAAACTAGGTAAGTAA
- a CDS encoding FAD-dependent oxidoreductase, whose amino-acid sequence MKKRTFAKTALALTAATMFSLPAWATINMDTDVVVVGAGASGMAASVQAAQLGAKVVTLEKQAKNGGTGNFAEGIFACESSMQHRQGIIVTKEQAFKTIMDYSHWKANAPLVSAFVNKSGSTIDWLKDMGVKFEYIGPGGPGGVLTWHVIEGHSKAMIKTFTEQLDKLGGQLLLKTAGHELITENGKVVGVKGTTKDGEEIIVHAKAVIISTGGYANNKEMMEKYSPYPDMVFIGQIGKDGDGINMAWNAGAAEEGIHVMQSYRPGLPGYAPNNQMIAAAVQPYFWVDPKGIRYTDESSVVLWPYAGNALERLGGKAFSIYDENTKNMFIDKGIHMPLGEWVIAGTKLTDLPKELDKAIAKGDVVKANTIPELAKQLGMDPKVLQASVDKNNEMAAAHEDNEYYKQSVYLRSVAKPPYYATRLQPRALGTLGGVKINEHTQAISKTTGEPIDGLFVTGNDAGGIYGDSYDLMLGGGTLGFAVNSGRIAAESAVKFYVKK is encoded by the coding sequence ATGAAAAAAAGAACATTTGCCAAAACCGCACTCGCGTTGACGGCTGCTACGATGTTCAGTCTGCCAGCTTGGGCAACTATCAACATGGACACTGACGTTGTAGTTGTAGGTGCTGGCGCTTCAGGTATGGCTGCAAGCGTGCAAGCTGCTCAGCTTGGCGCCAAAGTGGTTACCCTGGAAAAACAAGCTAAGAACGGTGGTACCGGTAACTTCGCTGAAGGTATCTTCGCTTGCGAAAGTAGCATGCAACACCGTCAAGGCATCATTGTTACTAAAGAACAAGCGTTCAAAACCATCATGGACTACAGCCACTGGAAAGCTAACGCGCCATTGGTTTCTGCGTTCGTGAACAAGTCTGGTTCAACCATCGACTGGTTGAAAGACATGGGCGTGAAATTCGAATACATCGGCCCAGGCGGCCCAGGTGGCGTACTGACTTGGCACGTGATCGAAGGTCACTCTAAGGCAATGATCAAAACCTTTACTGAACAGTTGGACAAGTTAGGCGGCCAATTGCTGCTGAAAACTGCTGGTCATGAACTGATCACCGAAAACGGTAAAGTGGTTGGCGTTAAAGGTACAACTAAAGACGGCGAAGAGATCATTGTTCACGCTAAAGCAGTGATCATCTCTACAGGCGGTTACGCTAACAACAAAGAGATGATGGAAAAATACTCGCCATATCCAGACATGGTATTTATCGGTCAAATCGGTAAAGACGGTGACGGTATCAACATGGCGTGGAACGCTGGTGCCGCTGAAGAAGGCATTCACGTAATGCAATCTTATCGTCCAGGTTTGCCTGGCTATGCGCCAAACAACCAAATGATCGCAGCTGCTGTTCAACCTTACTTCTGGGTTGATCCAAAAGGTATTCGTTACACCGACGAATCTTCAGTGGTGTTGTGGCCATACGCCGGTAACGCGCTGGAACGTCTGGGTGGCAAAGCCTTCTCTATCTATGACGAAAACACCAAAAACATGTTCATCGACAAAGGTATCCATATGCCTTTGGGTGAATGGGTTATCGCCGGTACTAAGCTGACTGATCTGCCAAAAGAGCTGGATAAAGCGATTGCTAAGGGTGACGTAGTTAAAGCTAACACTATCCCTGAACTGGCAAAACAGCTGGGTATGGATCCAAAAGTACTGCAAGCCTCTGTTGATAAAAACAACGAAATGGCCGCAGCTCACGAAGACAACGAGTACTACAAGCAATCTGTATACCTGCGTTCAGTGGCTAAACCACCTTACTACGCAACTCGTCTGCAACCTCGTGCACTGGGCACCTTGGGCGGTGTGAAAATCAACGAACACACTCAAGCGATCAGCAAAACCACTGGTGAGCCAATCGATGGTCTGTTCGTGACTGGTAACGATGCTGGCGGTATCTACGGCGACAGCTACGACCTGATGTTAGGTGGTGGCACCTTAGGTTTCGCCGTTAACTCTGGCCGTATCGCGGCTGAGAGCGCAGTAAAATTCTACGTTAAAAAATAA
- a CDS encoding tannase/feruloyl esterase family alpha/beta hydrolase, whose translation MKARHLLLPFIVTPLCLAMWGCNDSDNDKTAEKEVLPILGEASPASLNSCEDLTSFKYADTVITDAHTVAAGPIAYNATESYTAPAHCVITGYMNDRTGRGIAGDTNYRIGFEMRLPVDWNGRFYYQANGGLDGSVSNAVGRFMSPNGTDASAITKGFAVISSDAGHAIPAPMFGLDPQARQDYGYNAVAELTPMAKSLIETAYGKQPDRSYFGGCSNGGRHTMVAATRFADQYDGFLVGNPGFNLPKAAVDQMYGIQQYASLVHVDQNNILTSIQSAITKEEFGVVSKAVVAQCDALDGAADGMINALEACQIAFDFDRDVPVCSGERDGTCLTQAQKEVLANIAAGAHNSAGEEIYTNFPYDAGMGTDDYFNWEYFMAMMRDPGAVAYIFTTPATVLGNTEADAYNFIMNFSMDNDAPKIYATDAANGFTEAGMDFMPPVDPSDMSTLRARGAKILAVHGTSDPVFSVQDTINWYNALQAEHSNQADEFARLYLVPGMNHCGRGPTTDKFDALDKLVTWVEDGTAPEEIVASVRANNAELPADWSTSRTRPLCPYPQVATYNGTGSIEDAANFSCKVPE comes from the coding sequence ATGAAAGCAAGACACCTATTACTGCCATTTATTGTAACGCCACTGTGTTTAGCAATGTGGGGCTGTAACGACAGTGATAACGATAAAACAGCCGAAAAAGAAGTTTTGCCAATTTTGGGTGAGGCATCTCCAGCATCACTAAACAGCTGTGAAGATCTCACCAGCTTTAAATATGCCGACACCGTCATTACAGACGCGCACACCGTGGCTGCAGGTCCAATCGCTTACAACGCTACTGAATCTTACACTGCACCAGCACATTGTGTGATCACCGGTTATATGAATGATCGCACCGGTCGTGGTATTGCGGGTGACACGAATTATCGTATCGGTTTCGAAATGCGTCTGCCAGTGGATTGGAATGGTCGTTTCTACTATCAAGCTAACGGTGGTTTGGATGGTAGTGTGTCTAATGCCGTTGGTCGCTTTATGTCACCTAACGGTACAGATGCATCAGCGATCACTAAAGGCTTTGCGGTTATCAGCTCTGACGCGGGTCACGCTATTCCTGCACCAATGTTTGGTTTAGATCCACAAGCGCGCCAAGACTATGGCTACAATGCGGTTGCTGAACTGACGCCAATGGCTAAATCATTGATTGAAACCGCTTACGGCAAACAACCTGATCGCTCATACTTCGGTGGCTGCTCTAACGGCGGTCGTCACACCATGGTGGCCGCAACCCGTTTTGCCGACCAATATGATGGCTTCTTGGTGGGTAACCCAGGCTTTAACCTGCCTAAAGCCGCTGTTGACCAAATGTACGGTATTCAACAGTATGCATCTTTGGTTCATGTTGACCAAAACAACATCCTCACCAGTATTCAAAGTGCAATCACTAAAGAAGAGTTTGGTGTGGTATCTAAGGCGGTCGTCGCACAATGTGACGCGCTAGATGGTGCAGCAGATGGCATGATCAACGCCTTAGAAGCTTGCCAAATTGCCTTTGACTTTGATCGCGATGTCCCTGTGTGTTCTGGGGAACGTGATGGTACTTGTTTGACCCAAGCACAAAAAGAAGTGCTGGCAAACATTGCGGCTGGCGCGCATAACAGCGCAGGTGAAGAAATCTACACTAACTTCCCATATGATGCTGGTATGGGCACAGATGATTACTTCAACTGGGAATACTTCATGGCCATGATGCGTGACCCAGGTGCCGTCGCTTATATCTTCACAACGCCAGCAACCGTGCTGGGTAACACTGAAGCTGATGCGTATAACTTTATCATGAACTTCAGCATGGATAACGATGCGCCAAAAATCTATGCCACTGATGCCGCTAACGGTTTCACCGAAGCAGGTATGGACTTTATGCCACCGGTTGACCCAAGCGATATGAGCACTCTGCGTGCCCGCGGCGCAAAAATTCTGGCAGTACATGGTACTTCAGACCCAGTATTCTCAGTGCAAGACACCATCAACTGGTACAACGCACTGCAAGCTGAACACAGCAATCAAGCAGATGAATTTGCACGTTTGTACTTGGTGCCTGGCATGAACCACTGTGGTCGCGGTCCAACCACTGACAAATTTGATGCGTTAGATAAGTTGGTAACCTGGGTTGAAGACGGCACTGCGCCAGAAGAAATCGTGGCTTCAGTTCGTGCTAATAACGCCGAATTGCCAGCTGATTGGTCAACCTCACGTACTCGCCCATTGTGTCCATACCCACAAGTGGCAACTTACAACGGTACGGGCAGCATTGAAGATGCAGCCAACTTCAGCTGTAAAGTACCTGAGTAA
- a CDS encoding PadR family transcriptional regulator yields the protein MPQQRLFQRGEMKCLVMHILQQGPAYGHELIKAVAKLVGDNYQPSPAVIYPALASLEAAGFICGTGERADAEGNKQFQVTEVGQQHLCMEADHIEEILRRIHEPQFVDVLDTDAIELAMSQLQQAVKTTLATPPITEETVIALTNILEQATRSIELSR from the coding sequence ATGCCGCAACAACGTCTTTTTCAGCGTGGTGAAATGAAATGCTTGGTGATGCACATTTTGCAGCAAGGCCCAGCCTACGGGCACGAATTGATAAAAGCAGTTGCCAAATTGGTGGGGGATAATTATCAACCAAGCCCCGCCGTGATTTATCCTGCATTAGCCTCATTGGAAGCCGCAGGGTTTATTTGTGGTACCGGTGAACGTGCTGATGCCGAGGGCAATAAGCAGTTTCAAGTGACGGAAGTCGGACAGCAGCATCTGTGTATGGAAGCTGACCATATTGAAGAGATTCTGCGGCGTATTCACGAACCTCAGTTTGTCGATGTGCTTGATACTGACGCCATAGAGTTGGCTATGAGCCAATTGCAGCAAGCGGTGAAAACCACCTTGGCCACGCCACCTATCACCGAAGAAACCGTGATCGCCCTGACCAATATACTTGAACAAGCGACTCGCTCAATCGAGTTAAGCCGTTAG
- a CDS encoding cytochrome c3 family protein produces MSRLIKFLSISALALSAMAINANAVELKGSHKANQVACKSCHTKGMKEAGTMEGCLSCHKSYEAVRALTEGKANLEVNPHIDGHMGELDCTECHHAHKPSKAVCNECHGFDFVTP; encoded by the coding sequence ATGTCGAGATTAATCAAATTCCTTTCTATTTCTGCCTTAGCGCTGTCAGCCATGGCAATTAACGCTAATGCGGTTGAATTAAAAGGTAGCCATAAAGCAAACCAAGTTGCCTGTAAGTCTTGCCATACCAAAGGTATGAAAGAAGCGGGCACGATGGAAGGCTGCTTGAGCTGCCATAAGAGCTACGAAGCTGTGCGTGCACTGACCGAAGGCAAAGCCAACCTAGAAGTAAATCCACACATCGATGGCCACATGGGTGAACTCGACTGTACTGAGTGTCACCACGCGCACAAACCATCCAAGGCAGTTTGTAATGAATGCCATGGTTTCGATTTTGTTACTCCGTAA